In Rouxiella sp. WC2420, the following proteins share a genomic window:
- a CDS encoding ABC transporter ATP-binding protein produces the protein MITLDQLRISFGETEVVKGVSFNVANGESFGIVGESGSGKSTILRALAGLNQHWSGGMDIGGEPQLPKRPKRFYRRVQMVFQDPYGSLHPRQTIDRILAEPLTVHGFLNVEKRIADALNEVALPQSVRFRFPHQLSGGQRQRVAIARALISEPEVLLLDEPTSALDVSVQAEILNLLTDIRQQKKLTYVMVTHNLAVVTHLCTRIGVMIGGQMVELVSANDLRAGNVSHPHTAELRKLSLDLEEPDIDQDI, from the coding sequence ATGATTACTTTAGACCAACTGCGCATTTCATTTGGCGAAACCGAAGTCGTCAAAGGAGTCAGCTTTAACGTTGCCAATGGCGAAAGCTTTGGCATCGTCGGCGAAAGCGGCTCGGGGAAATCCACTATTTTACGCGCGCTCGCGGGGCTAAATCAGCACTGGTCCGGCGGCATGGACATTGGCGGCGAACCCCAGTTACCCAAACGCCCCAAGCGTTTCTATCGCCGGGTGCAAATGGTGTTTCAGGACCCGTACGGCTCGTTGCATCCCCGTCAAACCATCGACCGGATTTTGGCTGAACCTCTTACCGTACACGGCTTTCTGAATGTCGAAAAACGTATTGCCGACGCGCTGAATGAGGTTGCCCTTCCGCAAAGCGTGCGTTTTCGTTTCCCACATCAGCTTTCTGGCGGCCAGCGGCAGCGTGTGGCGATTGCCCGCGCGCTGATTTCCGAACCAGAGGTTTTGCTGCTAGATGAACCGACTTCCGCGCTCGACGTTTCGGTACAGGCGGAAATCCTCAACCTGCTAACCGATATTCGCCAGCAAAAGAAATTAACCTACGTCATGGTGACTCATAATTTAGCCGTCGTAACGCATCTTTGCACCAGAATCGGAGTCATGATCGGTGGTCAAATGGTGGAGCTTGTGAGTGCGAACGATCTACGGGCGGGTAACGTGTCACATCCGCATACTGCCGAGCTCAGAAAATTAAGTCTGGACCTCGAAGAACCGGATATCGACCAGGACATTTAA
- a CDS encoding ABC transporter ATP-binding protein, which translates to MLVDIKNLHITFETRSGSFDAVRGVSLQLGKEKLGIVGESGSGKSLTARCLMNLLPSSAKCRADTLSFDGIDLRNASEKQMRQIRGKRVGFILQDPKYSLNPVMTIGNQVAEAWRTHKGGSKRQAMEAAIDLLDQVKIRDPHKVAERYAHEVSGGMGQRVMIAMMLAPDPELMIADEPTSALDATVQAEILRLLDDLVSSRGMGLILISHDLPLVSRFCDRVAVMYSGRIVETLQAGDLRNAQHPYTRGLLECLPSLTHPRDRLPILVRDEAWKTA; encoded by the coding sequence ATGCTGGTCGATATCAAGAATTTGCATATTACGTTTGAAACCCGCAGCGGCAGTTTTGATGCCGTGCGCGGGGTATCTTTACAGTTGGGAAAAGAAAAACTCGGTATCGTTGGCGAAAGCGGTTCGGGTAAATCACTCACTGCCCGATGCCTGATGAACCTGTTGCCGTCCAGCGCTAAATGTCGTGCCGATACCCTTTCGTTCGATGGTATTGATTTGCGCAACGCAAGCGAAAAACAGATGCGCCAAATCCGCGGTAAGCGCGTCGGTTTTATCCTGCAGGATCCGAAATACTCACTGAACCCGGTGATGACCATCGGCAATCAGGTCGCCGAAGCCTGGCGAACTCATAAGGGTGGCAGCAAACGTCAGGCCATGGAAGCCGCCATTGACCTGCTGGATCAAGTCAAGATCCGCGACCCGCATAAAGTCGCCGAACGCTATGCCCACGAGGTTTCCGGTGGTATGGGTCAACGCGTGATGATTGCCATGATGCTGGCTCCCGACCCGGAACTGATGATTGCCGACGAACCCACCAGCGCGCTGGATGCCACAGTGCAGGCCGAAATTCTGCGTCTGCTCGATGACCTGGTTTCCAGCCGCGGCATGGGGTTGATTCTTATAAGCCATGACTTGCCGCTGGTGTCGAGATTCTGCGACCGCGTGGCGGTAATGTACTCCGGACGTATCGTCGAGACCTTGCAGGCCGGCGATCTGCGAAACGCGCAGCATCCTTATACGCGTGGATTACTGGAGTGTCTGCCGTCGTTGACTCACCCTAGAGACCGGCTGCCGATACTGGTTCGTGACGAGGCCTGGAAAACAGCATGA
- a CDS encoding ABC transporter permease, with translation MTSLSSRPGSRAWLLDETPKTRTQAVWGRRYRIWLGLRSNPLALIGLITVLVVLAISICAPLLTHYQPGDQDLANRLAKPSALHLLGTDELGRDTYSRILYGGRITLGMVIVVVAIVAPLGLLIGCVAGYAGGLVDRILMRITDVFLAFPRLILALAFVAALKPGVESAILAIALTAWPPYARLARAETMQVRGTDYIAACRLTGATPARIVLRHIMPLCVPSLVVRVTLDMSSIIITAASLGFLGMGAQPPSPEWGAMIATARRFLFSEWWVPLIPAIAIFVTSLAFNFLGDGLRDVLDPKER, from the coding sequence ATGACCAGCTTATCTTCACGACCGGGGTCTCGGGCATGGTTGCTCGATGAAACTCCTAAAACACGTACCCAGGCGGTTTGGGGTCGACGCTATCGCATCTGGCTTGGCCTGCGTTCCAATCCACTCGCGCTGATTGGCCTGATCACCGTGTTGGTGGTGTTGGCCATTTCGATTTGCGCCCCGCTGCTGACCCATTATCAGCCCGGCGATCAGGATTTAGCCAACCGTCTTGCCAAGCCTTCTGCCCTGCATTTGTTAGGCACTGACGAGCTGGGTCGCGATACCTACAGCCGCATTCTTTATGGCGGGCGTATTACCCTCGGCATGGTGATCGTGGTGGTGGCGATCGTTGCCCCTCTTGGCCTGCTGATAGGCTGCGTGGCAGGCTACGCGGGCGGACTGGTTGACCGTATTCTGATGCGCATTACTGACGTGTTTCTGGCTTTTCCACGTCTTATTCTGGCATTGGCTTTCGTCGCTGCTCTCAAGCCCGGCGTCGAGAGCGCCATTCTGGCTATCGCCCTCACTGCCTGGCCGCCGTATGCGCGACTGGCGCGAGCGGAAACCATGCAGGTTCGCGGCACAGATTATATCGCCGCCTGTCGCCTGACGGGCGCTACGCCGGCACGTATCGTATTGCGCCATATCATGCCGCTGTGCGTGCCAAGCCTGGTGGTGCGCGTCACGCTGGACATGAGTTCAATCATCATTACCGCTGCCAGCCTCGGATTTTTGGGCATGGGCGCGCAGCCGCCGTCACCAGAATGGGGGGCGATGATCGCAACGGCTCGCCGTTTCCTGTTCAGCGAATGGTGGGTGCCGCTCATCCCGGCTATCGCTATTTTTGTCACCTCATTGGCCTTTAACTTTCTCGGCGATGGTTTACGTGACGTCCTCGATCCCAAGGAACGCTAA
- a CDS encoding ABC transporter permease, with protein sequence MSKRLKSLLSTCISVCLTLFGLSVITFFIGRVMPTDPVLAAVGDNAPESVVERVRHEMGLDQPLWMQFLHYLSQLAHGDLGRSALTSNLVTHDIARYFPATLELATAAIIIAALIGIPLGVWAATRQGSWIDQTIRVVCLAGHSLPVFVLALLSLLIFYSVLGIAPGPGRQDIIYQDMIPQVTGLLTVDSLLAGDMGAFWDALAHMVQPVLILAYFSMAYITRMTRTFMLNALGGEYVITARAKGLSASRVIWKHAFPTVGVQLITVLALTYAGLLEGAVVTENVFSWPGLGQYLTVSLMNADMNPVIGSTLLIGAIYVLLNLLADLLYRLLDPRVK encoded by the coding sequence GTGAGCAAGAGACTCAAAAGTTTACTGAGTACCTGCATCAGCGTTTGTCTTACTTTGTTTGGTCTGTCGGTGATTACTTTCTTTATCGGAAGAGTCATGCCGACCGACCCGGTACTGGCTGCGGTTGGCGATAATGCCCCGGAGTCAGTTGTCGAACGTGTACGTCATGAAATGGGGCTGGATCAGCCCCTTTGGATGCAGTTTTTACATTATCTCAGCCAATTGGCGCACGGCGACCTCGGTCGCTCTGCGTTAACCTCAAATCTGGTGACTCACGATATTGCGCGCTACTTCCCGGCGACGCTGGAACTTGCCACGGCGGCAATTATTATCGCCGCGCTTATCGGCATACCGCTCGGCGTCTGGGCAGCAACGCGTCAAGGTAGTTGGATTGACCAGACTATTCGCGTGGTCTGTCTGGCCGGTCACTCGCTGCCGGTGTTTGTTCTGGCACTGCTTTCACTGTTGATTTTTTATTCAGTGCTGGGGATTGCGCCAGGGCCTGGCCGTCAGGACATTATCTATCAGGATATGATCCCGCAGGTTACCGGACTGCTCACCGTCGATTCCTTACTGGCCGGTGATATGGGTGCGTTTTGGGATGCGCTGGCGCACATGGTGCAGCCGGTGCTGATTCTGGCCTATTTCAGCATGGCCTATATCACCCGTATGACCCGCACCTTTATGCTCAATGCGTTGGGTGGCGAATACGTTATCACTGCTCGGGCAAAAGGGCTTTCTGCCAGCCGGGTTATCTGGAAACACGCTTTTCCAACTGTGGGCGTTCAGCTGATTACCGTTCTGGCACTGACTTATGCTGGTTTGCTTGAGGGCGCGGTAGTAACCGAAAACGTCTTCTCGTGGCCGGGCCTGGGACAGTATCTGACCGTCTCGCTGATGAATGCCGACATGAACCCGGTTATCGGTTCCACCCTGCTGATTGGCGCAATCTACGTGCTGCTTAATCTGCTTGCCGACCTTCTCTACCGACTTCTGGACCCACGCGTAAAATGA
- a CDS encoding ABC transporter substrate-binding protein, with protein sequence MVTRRNFITGFSAIPVLSYLNFEKVFAATPKSILVMAIQLDIITSLDPHEAFESVGEEVTGNLYQQLVKPKLTAADEIEGDLALSWSVSDDKKTFTFKMDPKAKFADGTPVTADDAAFSLQRVVKLDKSPAYIINQFGYTKDNVEQFISAPDKETLVIKTADPASESFMLYCLSANVGCIVQKSACLANQKGDDLGNAWLKTNSAGSGAFKLRAWKVSETVILESNKNNPHAGKIERVIMRHIVDPSAQMLMLQKGDIDIARNLTTEQLRPLKDDKNFTLVQKGIAGTLMVSANVANPNLAKPQVWQAIKWALDYESIQKNIIPLTHKIHQSFLPEGFPAAVNTIMYKRDVTKAKALLAEAGFPNGFEITLDHYSASPSADIAQAIQANLGEIGIKVTLLAAESRQVLTKMRARQQQLALTQWGADYFDPNSNAEAFCSNPDNSDKAKSRTLAWRCSWQDKAISDLSSKALHESDPATRIKLYEQLQTQHMESSPFMIMFQPTLTAACRHDITGVVLTVMSTSPYEKVVKA encoded by the coding sequence ATGGTCACAAGGCGTAATTTTATTACCGGTTTTTCTGCAATTCCTGTTTTATCTTATCTGAACTTCGAGAAAGTTTTTGCCGCAACGCCAAAATCGATATTGGTTATGGCCATTCAACTGGACATCATTACCAGCCTTGATCCCCACGAAGCCTTTGAATCTGTTGGTGAAGAAGTTACCGGTAACCTCTATCAGCAACTGGTAAAACCTAAGTTGACCGCCGCTGACGAGATTGAAGGCGATCTAGCCTTGTCATGGTCAGTTTCAGACGATAAAAAAACCTTCACCTTTAAAATGGACCCGAAGGCCAAGTTTGCCGATGGGACACCGGTTACTGCCGATGACGCCGCTTTCTCCCTGCAGCGTGTGGTCAAACTCGATAAGAGCCCGGCCTACATCATTAACCAATTTGGTTATACCAAAGATAACGTCGAGCAGTTTATCAGCGCACCAGATAAAGAAACGCTGGTGATTAAAACGGCCGATCCGGCTTCTGAATCCTTCATGCTTTACTGCCTGTCAGCCAACGTCGGCTGTATCGTGCAGAAATCGGCCTGTCTGGCCAACCAGAAAGGCGATGACCTGGGCAATGCGTGGCTGAAAACCAACAGCGCCGGTTCCGGTGCCTTTAAGCTGCGTGCCTGGAAAGTCAGTGAAACCGTAATTCTGGAAAGCAACAAAAACAACCCGCACGCCGGTAAGATTGAGCGCGTGATCATGCGTCATATTGTTGACCCTTCTGCCCAGATGCTGATGCTGCAAAAAGGCGATATCGATATTGCCCGCAACCTGACTACCGAGCAGCTGCGCCCGTTAAAAGACGACAAGAATTTTACCCTGGTACAGAAAGGCATCGCCGGTACGTTGATGGTTTCTGCTAACGTTGCCAACCCAAATCTGGCAAAACCTCAGGTCTGGCAGGCTATTAAATGGGCACTGGATTACGAAAGCATCCAGAAAAACATCATTCCACTGACTCATAAAATCCACCAGAGCTTCCTGCCTGAAGGCTTCCCGGCGGCAGTGAATACCATTATGTACAAACGCGACGTGACTAAAGCCAAAGCGCTGCTGGCAGAAGCCGGTTTCCCGAACGGTTTTGAAATCACCCTCGACCATTATTCTGCCTCTCCGTCTGCTGATATTGCACAGGCAATTCAGGCAAACCTCGGCGAGATCGGTATTAAAGTCACCTTGCTGGCCGCCGAAAGCCGTCAGGTACTGACGAAAATGCGTGCCCGTCAACAACAGCTGGCACTGACTCAGTGGGGCGCGGACTATTTTGATCCCAACTCCAATGCGGAAGCCTTCTGCAGTAACCCGGATAACAGCGATAAAGCCAAGAGCCGCACGCTGGCATGGCGTTGCAGCTGGCAAGACAAGGCCATTTCTGACCTCAGCAGCAAAGCTTTGCACGAGTCTGATCCCGCGACGCGCATCAAGCTTTACGAGCAGCTGCAAACCCAGCATATGGAAAGCAGTCCGTTTATGATCATGTTCCAGCCGACGCTGACTGCCGCCTGCCGCCATGACATCACCGGCGTGGTGTTGACTGTAATGAGTACCAGCCCATACGAGAAGGTTGTTAAAGCGTGA